From a region of the Zingiber officinale cultivar Zhangliang chromosome 4B, Zo_v1.1, whole genome shotgun sequence genome:
- the LOC121975463 gene encoding U-box domain-containing protein 4-like, giving the protein MPPLPLPLPPTACFLLYSSAAMVSLADSSSSPSRSRIQRSLGRSMRTVRSNLFRNDPPPGAPPPSRSAAVSENLTDSVVDFQLQQLAVGPLRPSDAKSAIFSAETVSEILELSQGLSDCSSFDSDISGELQRLACVTPSEAPPSHAAPSDSEAFQYVFALSSSSLEVHESATVASIEPATRACVEGLGASSPEVKRAAAAGIRLLAKHRSEFRALIGTSGAIPALVPLLKSMDPATQESAVTALLNLSLEEENKEPITAAGAIKPMVYALRTGTAVAKQNAACALLSLSMIEGNRGTIGACGAIPPLVSLLVSGSSRGKKDSLTTLYKLCSVRRNKERAVIAGAVPPLLELVGERGGGTAEKALVVLGSLAAIPEGREAVVEAGGIAVLVEATETGPTTGSEFAVHVLLQLAAESPRIQGLLVGEGAIPPLVALSQSGSSRAKRKAAMLLSYLRELRY; this is encoded by the exons ATGCCACCACTTCCACTTCCGCTTCCACCGACGGCCTGCTTCCTGCTTTACTCTTCCGCCGCCATGGTCTCCCTCGCCGACTCATCCTCGAGTCCCTCGCGATCGCGAATCCAGCGTTCCCTTGGTCGGTCCATGCGCACCGTCCGCTCCAACCTCTTCCGCAACGACCCGCCGCCTGGCGCTCCTCCGCCGTCGCGCTCCGCCGCTGTCTCCGAGAATTTGACCGACTCGGTCGTCGACTTCCAGCTTCAGCAGCTCGCGGTCGGCCCCCTTCGCCCTTCTGATGCCAAGTCAGCGATCTTCTCGGCGGAAACTGTGTCCGAGATCCTCGAGCTCTCCCAGGGTCTCTCCGACTGTTCTAGCTTCGACTCTGATATCTCCGGCGAGCTTCAGAGGCTAGCCTGCGTCACCCCATCGGAGGCGCCGCCGAGCCATGCTGCGCCTTCCGATTCTGAGGCGTTCCAGTACGTGTTTGCTTTATCTTCGTCGTCCTTGGAGGTCCACGAGAGCGCTACGGTGGCGAGCATCGAGCCGGCGACTAGGGCCTGTGTCGAGGGGCTTGGGGCGTCGTCCCCGGAGGTGAAACGGGCCGCGGCAGCGGGGATAAGGCTTTTGGCAAAGCATCGGTCCGAGTTCCGAGCGCTGATTGGGACGTCCGGAGCGATTCCGGCGCTCGTGCCGCTGCTGAAGAGCATGGACCCTGCGACGCAGGAGAGCGCGGTGACGGCGCTTCTCAATCTTTCGCTGGAGGAGGAGAACAAGGAGCCCATCACGGCCGCGGGGGCTATCAAGCCGATGGTATACGCGCTGCGGACGGGGACAGCAGTGGCCAAGCAAAACGCAGCCTGCGCACTGCTCAGCCTGTCGATGATTGAGGGGAACCGGGGAACAATCGGGGCGTGCGGGGCGATTCCGCCGCTGGTGTCTCTGCTCGTGAGCGGTTCGAGCCGGGGAAAGAAGGACTCTCTAACCACGCTGTACAAGCTTTGCTCGGTCCGGCGGAACAAGGAACGGGCGGTCATCGCTGGGGCTGTGCCTCCACTGTTAGAGCTGGTGGGGGAACGCGGCGGTGGCACAGCCGAGAAGGCGCTTGTGGTGCTTGGAAGCCTAGCAGCGATACCGGAGGGTAGGGAGGCGGTGGTGGAGGCGGGTGGGATCGCGGTGCTAGTGGAGGCAACGGAAACAGGACCGACAACGGGGAGCGAATTCGCTGTGCATGTGCTGCTGCAGCTCGCCGCCGAAAGCCCCCGTATCCAAGGGCTCCTAGTGGGCGAAGGCGCAATTCCACCGCTGGTTGCGCTGTCGCAGTCGGGCTCATCGCGGGCTAAGCGCAAG GCGGCGATGCTGCTGAGCTACTTGCGGGAGCTGCGGTACTAG